GGCCAAACGTGCGGGATTGCTGTCGGGAGTATTGCTCATTGAACGGAACCCTGCCGTAGCCATTCAGTTCCTGCGCACGTCACAGCGGGACTTTCCGGCCTTGGATGATTATGTCCGATTATGGATGGGAGAAGCATTGTTGAAACTTGGAGATGCCAAGCAGGCGGCGGACATGTTCGAAAACATTCCACTGGCTGTGCCCGACTCCTATCTGCTGACCAAGGCCGCTTATCGGGCAGGGGAGGCATGGTATCAAGCGTCCAGTTGCCCTGAGGCGGTGACATGGCTTGTACGAGCAGTAGAAATGGATGATAAGGAGCCAGGCGCTTCCCAGGCGCTGCTTCGGCGAGGCGTCTGCCAACTGAGGGACAACAAGATTCAGGAGGGTCGCGAGGCTTTGATGCAGCTCTGGGTCCGGTTTCCGTACAGTGCGGAGGCGAAAGAAGCGGAAGCGCTGCTGGTCTCAAATCTTGGTGGCGAGCCTTGGGTCGTTCAATCAAGCGAGCGGTTTGCCCGGGCGCAGGCCTATCTTGGGCAGTCCTTTCATATCGAGGCGATCGACGAGCTTAAGAAGTTTCTTGTCGCTGATCCTCAATCGCCAAGACGCGCCGAAGCAAAGCTGAAGCTCGGGATCGCGCAGGTCCGGCTGAAGCAGTATGACCAAGCCCGAGAGACGTTCCGTGCTCTGATAAAAGAGGGAGGAGTTGGGTCCTATGAAGCGTGGGTCTGGCTCGGCCGTGTCTACCTGAGACAGGGACAGGGGGATAAGTTGTTGGATCTTGCCAATTCGCTGTCGACAGCGTCGCTCTCCGCGGAGCAGAAGGGCCAGATTATCTTGTTCGCTGGGATGTGGCTGGAAGATCAGGGCCGCTTTGAGGACGCAGTTGTGCGTTTTCGACAGGTGGCAAAAGTCGGAGAGCCTGCGTCCCAGCGAGCCGAAGCACGGTGGCATGTGGGTTGGGTGTATTACCGCATGGCGCGTTATCGCGAAGCGGGTGAGGAGCTACGTGTGCTCGCTGATCTGCACGACAATGAGTATGAGCCGCAGGCTCTATACTGGATGGCGCGTGCGGCCGAGTTGAGCCAGCAGTCTCACGCTCGCGATGTCTATGTGCAGCTGTGCCAACGATATGTCTATACCTACTACTGTCAGCTGGCACGTGAACGGATCAATCTCCCGACCTCAGAGTCCCTTGCCTCAGAACCTATTTCTGCGACCGTCACGGCGAGTGGCGGTTCGGCTGTAAATGGTGAAGCCACGCGCACAGCCTCTGCACGAGCGGAAATCGAGCAACAGCCGGCCTACCGTCGTGCCATTGAGCTCAAGATGTTAGGGTTGGACCCGGATGCTGCCCGAGAACTCGTGGGGTTGACCGATCGCTATAGCAGAAGCCCGGAGGTCCTCATGGCACTTGCGACAATGCTAAACGAGGTGGGTGCCTACCATCATGCACTCCGTCTGGCGCGGGCGAGGTTCCGAGATAAATTAGAGCGAACCGGCGGTGTCACTGACCCATCGCTCTGGAAGGTGGCCTATCCGACAGGTCTCCTTTCCACGATCAAGGGCCAGGGTGCGAGTATTGTCGATCCTTACCTGGTGGCGGCGATCATTAGAGAGGAAAGTCAGTATGATTGGCGGGCTGTGTCGCGGGTCGGTGCGATCGGCCTGATGCAGGTGATGCCCGGGACTGCAAGTATTGTCGCGCAGCGGCTTGGATTTCCCGCCGTCGGAAGGGATGACCTTTTCGATCAAGAAACCAATATTCGGATCGGTGTCTACTACGTCGAACAGTTGCTACAGCAATTTTCCGGTAATGCTACGTACGCAATTGCCTCGTACAATGCAGGGCCAATTGCTGTCGAGGGTTGGATTACGTTGCACCGTAGTCGAAGCCAGGATGAGTTCGTCGAATTGATTCCGTATCAGGAGACGCGCCAATATGTGAAGCGCGTGTTGCGAAGCTATCGAGAATACGTGCGGCTGGACAAGGTCTCCTGACGGCTATTTCTTGACAATATCTAGACAAGTTTCTATAGTACGCCACAACCTGTAGTGGATTGTTAGAGAGGACCGTGAGGGATGGCATTAGACCGGCTGGACGCGCTCGAAACCCGTATTAGAGATCTCGTTAAACTCGTTCAAGAATTGAAGAAAAAGAATGCATCCATTGAGGAAGAGCTAAAGGTCGCCAGACAACGACTCTCGGAAAAGGATGATTCGAATCGACGGTGGGAGCAAGAACGTATCGATATAAAATTTCGTATAGAAAAAGTCCTCAGCGATATCGAGTTGTTGGAGTGTTTTGAAGAACGTAAGGAGGTGGCTCTTGACTAAGACGATCGACGTGGAAATTTATGGTCAACGATACGCGATTCGTGGCGACGCAGACGAGGGCGATATCCGGCGTCTCGCGAGCTTTGTAGATGGCCAGATGCGCCATCTTGCGGAAGGGATGAATACGACAACCCCCTCGAAACTTGCCGTGCTGACGGCTCTTAATTTGGCGCACCAGTTGTTTGAACTTGAACGGAAACGTGCGCAAGGTGAAGCGGACGTCGAGCGGCGCATGACGTCGCTTATGGAATCGATCGAGGAGCAGGTGCCGACGTCACTCTTTCGCTAGATTAACCTTGCAAAGGGCATTCCCCTTTGTTATCGTTGTAACCAATGTGTCAGGGCGTGGTAGATTTTCGATAGGGAAATGATTCGGTCATGCTTGAACCGGTTCAGTCTAATAGGGA
This Nitrospirota bacterium DNA region includes the following protein-coding sequences:
- a CDS encoding transglycosylase SLT domain-containing protein, translated to MRDYWHQQAIRNLFLATSIGLCGVTLLSDQSVAGPSSPSIASDSEACERVEDCFQAAALPKERLGKSLNKDQVLSLKLSRLQRLMERFPATVWAKRAGLLSGVLLIERNPAVAIQFLRTSQRDFPALDDYVRLWMGEALLKLGDAKQAADMFENIPLAVPDSYLLTKAAYRAGEAWYQASSCPEAVTWLVRAVEMDDKEPGASQALLRRGVCQLRDNKIQEGREALMQLWVRFPYSAEAKEAEALLVSNLGGEPWVVQSSERFARAQAYLGQSFHIEAIDELKKFLVADPQSPRRAEAKLKLGIAQVRLKQYDQARETFRALIKEGGVGSYEAWVWLGRVYLRQGQGDKLLDLANSLSTASLSAEQKGQIILFAGMWLEDQGRFEDAVVRFRQVAKVGEPASQRAEARWHVGWVYYRMARYREAGEELRVLADLHDNEYEPQALYWMARAAELSQQSHARDVYVQLCQRYVYTYYCQLARERINLPTSESLASEPISATVTASGGSAVNGEATRTASARAEIEQQPAYRRAIELKMLGLDPDAARELVGLTDRYSRSPEVLMALATMLNEVGAYHHALRLARARFRDKLERTGGVTDPSLWKVAYPTGLLSTIKGQGASIVDPYLVAAIIREESQYDWRAVSRVGAIGLMQVMPGTASIVAQRLGFPAVGRDDLFDQETNIRIGVYYVEQLLQQFSGNATYAIASYNAGPIAVEGWITLHRSRSQDEFVELIPYQETRQYVKRVLRSYREYVRLDKVS
- the zapB gene encoding cell division protein ZapB, with protein sequence MALDRLDALETRIRDLVKLVQELKKKNASIEEELKVARQRLSEKDDSNRRWEQERIDIKFRIEKVLSDIELLECFEERKEVALD
- a CDS encoding cell division protein ZapA; the encoded protein is MTKTIDVEIYGQRYAIRGDADEGDIRRLASFVDGQMRHLAEGMNTTTPSKLAVLTALNLAHQLFELERKRAQGEADVERRMTSLMESIEEQVPTSLFR